In Pseudomonas flavescens, the sequence AGGCCTATCTGGTCGGTGGCTGCGTACGCGATCTGCTGCTGGGCATCGAGCCCAAGGACTTCGACGTCGCCACCAGCGCTACCCCGGAGCAGGTCAGGGGTGAATTCCGCAATGCCCGGGTGATCGGTCGCCGCTTCAAGCTGGTCCACGTGCACTTCGGCCGCGAGATCATCGAGACCGCCACCTTCCGCGCCAACCACCCGCAGGGTGAAGAGGAAGAGGATACCAACCAGTCCTCGCGCAACGAGAGCGGCCGCATTCTGCGTGACAACGTCTACGGCACCCTGGAGGACGACGCCCAGCGCCGCGACTTCACCATCAATGCGCTGTACTACGATCCGGTATCCGAGCGGATTCTCGACTACGCCAATGGCATGCACGACATCCGCAACAACCTGGTGCGGCTGATCGGCAACCCCACGCAGCGTTATCAGGAAGATCCGGTGCGCATGCTGCGTGCCGTGCGCTTCGCCGCCAAGCTGGACTTCGATATCGAGAAGCACAGCGCCGATCCCATCTATGACCTGGCTCACCTGCTGGGGGGCATTCCCGCCGCTCGCCTGTTCGACGAAGTGCTCAAGCTGTTTCTCAGCGGCTACGCCATCTACACCTATGACCTGCTGGTGGACTACGGCCTGTTCGGCCAGCTGTTCCCGGCCAGCGCCGCGGCGCTGAGACAGAACCCGGAATACACCGACACACTGATCCGCAACGCCCTGGACAACACCGATCTGCGCATCCACCAGGGTAAGCCGGTCACCCCCGCTTTCCTGTTCGCGGCGCTGCTCTGGCCAGCGCTGCCGGCTCGAGTGATTCGCCTCCAGGAGCGCGGCATGCCGGCCATTCCGGCCATGCAGGAAGCGGCTCACGAACTGATCGCCGAGCAGTGCCAGCGCATCGCCGTGCCGAAACGCTTCACCCTGCCGATCCGCGAGATCTGGGACATGCAGGAGCGCCTGCCACGACGCAGCGGCAAGCGCGCCGATCTGCTGCTGGAAAACCCACGCTTCCGCGCCGGTTACGACTTCCTGCTGCTGCGCGAGAGCGCCGGCGAGGAAACAGGCGGCCTCGGCGACTGGTGGACGGACTACCAGGACGCCAGCGACAGCGACCGCCGGGTGATGATCCGCGACCTGTCCAGCAAGGACGACGCACCAGGTGCGCCCCGCAAGCGCCGCCGCAGTGGCGGCAACAAGCGCAAGCGCAGCCCTCAGGGCGGCGGCGCAGCCGACTAAGCATGGAACGTGTCCATATCGGTCTGGGCAGCAACCTCGCCGAACCGGCCGAGCAGTTGCGCCAGGCGCTTGCCGCACTCGAGCACCTGCCAGATACCCGCCTCGCGGCGGTTTCTTCCTTCTATGTCAGCGATTCGCTGCTCCCCGGCCAGCCGCGCTACACCAATGCCGTCGCGGCGCTGGACACCGATCTGCAGCCGCTGCAGCTGCTCGATGCGCTGCAGGCCATCGAACGGGGTCAGGGCCGCGAACGCCACGAACGCTGGGGCCCACGTACGCTCGACCTGGACATCCTGCTGTTCGGCGAGCGGCTGATCGACGAGCCACGACTGCGCGTCCCGCACTACCACATGCACGCGCGGGCCTTCGTGCTCTACCCACTCGCGGAAATCGCTGCCGGCCTGGAGTTGCCCGATGGCCGCTCCCTCGGCGCACTGCTGGCGGCCTG encodes:
- the folK gene encoding 2-amino-4-hydroxy-6-hydroxymethyldihydropteridine diphosphokinase, whose amino-acid sequence is MERVHIGLGSNLAEPAEQLRQALAALEHLPDTRLAAVSSFYVSDSLLPGQPRYTNAVAALDTDLQPLQLLDALQAIERGQGRERHERWGPRTLDLDILLFGERLIDEPRLRVPHYHMHARAFVLYPLAEIAAGLELPDGRSLGALLAACPFEGLERLTP
- a CDS encoding polynucleotide adenylyltransferase PcnB, with the translated sequence MLKKLFKSLRSPLRRAHQPHSTPHVLNNNQHPIQRGQISRYAISVVERLQNAGYEAYLVGGCVRDLLLGIEPKDFDVATSATPEQVRGEFRNARVIGRRFKLVHVHFGREIIETATFRANHPQGEEEEDTNQSSRNESGRILRDNVYGTLEDDAQRRDFTINALYYDPVSERILDYANGMHDIRNNLVRLIGNPTQRYQEDPVRMLRAVRFAAKLDFDIEKHSADPIYDLAHLLGGIPAARLFDEVLKLFLSGYAIYTYDLLVDYGLFGQLFPASAAALRQNPEYTDTLIRNALDNTDLRIHQGKPVTPAFLFAALLWPALPARVIRLQERGMPAIPAMQEAAHELIAEQCQRIAVPKRFTLPIREIWDMQERLPRRSGKRADLLLENPRFRAGYDFLLLRESAGEETGGLGDWWTDYQDASDSDRRVMIRDLSSKDDAPGAPRKRRRSGGNKRKRSPQGGGAAD